The Streptomyces noursei ATCC 11455 sequence GCATCGAGGTCTGCCCCAAGCACGCCATCCACGACAAGAAGGCCCACCTCGACCTGGAGGCCGGCTGCCAGAACATCCAGGACGAGAAGGCGCTCGGCTACGTCCGCACCCGCTACAGCGTCGGCGACGGCTCCGACCTCGGCCGGATCGGCCGCCAGCAGGAGTTCATGAAGGCGCTGGGCAAGAAGGCGCAGGAGAAACTGACCAGCCCCACCGCTCTCTACGGCTTCCTCGACTCGGCGACCAAGTCGCTGACCACCGACACGGGCCTGGACAGCATCAACGCGCTCACCAGCCTTGCCTCGACGGTCAAGGACATCCCCTCCGACCGCCTCACCTTCCTCACCGTCCCCACCTATCCGCGTGAGGCGGACGTCCCCACCGACAAGGCCAACGTGGTCTGGCAGTATCCGCAGGCCGCCGAGCTGTTCGGCGACCTCGCCCACGACCGGGAGATCGGCGCCGCCGGGAAGCAGAAGTTCGCCGACGCCCAGAAGAACCCGGTGACCGCACGCTCCGTCCGGGTGCGGGTGCTCAACGGCACCGTCACCAAGGGCCTCGCCGCGGACGTCGCCCAGAAGCTGCGGCAGCTCGGCTTCACCGTCGTCTTCACCGACAACGGCCCGAGCACCGACACGACCACGGTCAGTTACCCGCCCGGCCTCAAGACCCAGGCCGAGGTGCTCGCCGGACGGCTGCCCGGCACCAAGACGAAGGAGTCGGCGCAGGCCGTGCCGGGTGCGGTGACGCTCACGATCAGACCGGACCTCTCGGGCTCACTCTCCCATCCTGAGCGTTGAAGTTAGAAGGCTCACGGCCGATTTCCTCTGGAAAGCTCGGAGTGGCGCTATATGTAGCCATATGGATGCCCTAAAATTCATCAACCGCCGTTCTTTGGCTCACTGCTATGAGGTAATTAATGCGTGCAGCTTAAGCCTTTGCTGCTTGCCAGCGCCTCCGTCGATTACAGCTATATGGTGCGAAAGGTCACTGATTTATGTGCGCTTACCGTGATCGCGATTCGTCATTCACGCGCCGCATTTTTTGCAACTTTCGCTTGATAATGTTGCTTGCGGCGGAGGTAGTGGTATTGGCCGCGTGTTCCCCGGACCTTAAGTCCATTGTTCCAGAACCTGTCGCTATCGTCGCCCCCGCCGACGGAACTCGGGATGTGAGGCCAGGGGAGCGAGTGTCGGTACAGGTCGCCAATGGGGCACTGACCAGTGTTAGTGTCAGCACTTTGGGCGGCACTCGAGTCCCCGGAACTCTCAAGGGTGGTCGCTTTTCCCCCGAACGCGAAGGATTCTTAGTCGGGACTACCTATAGGGTTACTGTAAAGGTCACGGGCGGCAGTGGTCGTGAGAATGTAAGAGTCACCTACTTCACCACTCTAGCTCCGAAGAAAGTCAACAGAATAGATGTCTTACCTAGAAGTAAAACGACCGTAGGAATTGGCCAGCCCGT is a genomic window containing:
- a CDS encoding LCP family protein, yielding MNNGLRRRPLAGGVVGVLLLGTAGTGVWVYQHLNGNIHGADVNSELGGDRPVNLSPGSKNILVVGSDSRAGTGGKYGSGLTTMQSDTLMVLHISADHKWATAVSFPRDSWVPIPACDKGDGTQSAPHHFKINEAYTIGGLSGDVAKAAACSIKTVEKNTGLRIDHFVSVDFQGFKGMVNALGGIEVCPKHAIHDKKAHLDLEAGCQNIQDEKALGYVRTRYSVGDGSDLGRIGRQQEFMKALGKKAQEKLTSPTALYGFLDSATKSLTTDTGLDSINALTSLASTVKDIPSDRLTFLTVPTYPREADVPTDKANVVWQYPQAAELFGDLAHDREIGAAGKQKFADAQKNPVTARSVRVRVLNGTVTKGLAADVAQKLRQLGFTVVFTDNGPSTDTTTVSYPPGLKTQAEVLAGRLPGTKTKESAQAVPGAVTLTIRPDLSGSLSHPER